One genomic segment of Lampris incognitus isolate fLamInc1 chromosome 2, fLamInc1.hap2, whole genome shotgun sequence includes these proteins:
- the fam210b gene encoding protein FAM210B, mitochondrial, which yields MFFRRGLKLSAALDQAFKSTGFVQANGNRLKDLTWTLHKGCTSRFHREPSAPAGGLYSARSHGRDHEKGLIAVKARDSSCRFIIPDRAHFVRVATTSALNLPKCQRSVTDLKRDADRPLYQATWHQRGAAPETMDTVLFTGAARICAPNCSIKTTQTRASSTATAAAQKRGAHSSETRPGDKAEEQEFKDHSTTSSPSSSSSGEPEDRKLNKTQQLKKVFKEYGAVGVSFHVGISLMSLGMFYLLVSSGIDMAAVLCKLGFSEAVIQSKMAAGTSTFVLAYAVHKVFAPVRISITLVSVPLIVRYFRKTGLFKPPTPTP from the exons ATGTTTTTCCGTCGTGGACTGAAGCTGTCGGCGGCGTTAGATCAAGCTTTCAAATCAACGGGCTTCGTGCAAGCCAATGGAAACAGACTAAAGGACCTTACATGGACACTACATAAAGGCTGCACGTCTCGATTTCACCGCGAGCCCTCTGCACCCGCCGGTGGTCTCTATTCTGCACGTTCGCACGGCAGAGACCACGAGAAAGGCTTGATCGCTGTCAAAGCCCGGGACTCGTCTTGTCGTTTCATAATCCCGGACCGGGCACACTTTGTCCGGGTGGCCACCACTAGTGCCTTGAATCTCCCGAAATGTCAACGGAGTGTCACCGATCTTAAACGGGACGCCGACCGGCCACTTTATCAAGCAACGTGGCACCAAAGAGGCGCAGCGCCAGAGACGATGGATACTGTTCTGTTTACGGGTGCAGCGAGGATTTGCGCCCCAAACTGTTCCATAAAGACCACGCAAACAAGAGCGTCCTCCACGGCTACGGCCGCGGCGCAGAAACGCGGCGCACACAGCTCCGAAACGAGACCCGGCGACAAAGCG GAAGAGCAGGAATTCAAGGATCATTCTACCACCTCTTCGCCTTCCTCCTCGTCATCAGGGGAGCCCGAAGACAGGAAGCTCAACAAGACCCAGCAGCTGAAGAAGGTCTTCAAGGAGTATGGCGCTGTTGGAGTCTCCTTTCACGTGGGCATCTCCCTCATGTCCCTTGGCATGTTCTACCTCCTTGTCTCCAG TGGGATTGATATGGCCGCCGTGCTTTGCAAACTGGGCTTCAGCGAGGCAGTCATCCAGTCCAAGATGGCAGCCGGGACCAGCACTTTTGTCCTGGCCTACGCTGTTCATAAGGTCTTCGCTCCGGTCCGCATCAGCATCACCCTGGTGTCTGTGCCTCTCATCGTACGCTACTTCAGAAAGACTGGCCTCTTTAAACCCCCTACCCCTACACCCTAA